Proteins encoded within one genomic window of Flavobacterium gilvum:
- the ettA gene encoding energy-dependent translational throttle protein EttA, translating into MSDDKKVIFSMQKLSKTYQGADKPVLKNIYLSFFYGAKIGILGLNGSGKSSLLKIIAGVDKNYQGDVVFQPGYKVGYLEQEPILDDSKTVIEIVREGAAETMAVLDEYNKINDLFGLEENYSDPDKMDKLMERQAALQDKIDALGAWEIDTKLEIAMDALRTPDGDTPIKNLSGGERRRVALCRLLLQQPDVLLLDEPTNHLDAESVLWLEQHLAQYAGTVIAVTHDRYFLDNVAGWILELDRGEGIPWKGNYSSWLDQKSKRLEQEEKVASKRRKTLERELEWVRQGAKGRQTKQKARLQNYDKLLNEDQKQLDEKLEIYIPNGPRLGTNVIEAKNVAKAFGDKLLYDNLNFTLPQAGIVGIIGPNGAGKSTIFKMIMGEQQTDSGAFSVGDTVKIAYVDQAHSNIDPNKSIWENFADGQELIMMGGKQVNSRAYLSRFNFGGGEQNKKVSMLSGGERNRLHLAMTLKEEGNVLLLDEPTNDLDVNTLRALEEGLENFAGCAVVISHDRWFLDRICTHILAFEGDSEVYFFEGSFTEYEENKKKRLGGDLTPKRLKYRKLIR; encoded by the coding sequence ATGTCAGACGATAAGAAAGTAATTTTCTCAATGCAAAAATTGAGTAAAACCTATCAGGGAGCAGATAAACCTGTTCTTAAAAATATCTATTTGAGTTTCTTTTACGGAGCAAAAATTGGGATTTTAGGTTTAAATGGTTCCGGTAAATCTTCCCTTTTGAAGATTATTGCAGGTGTTGATAAAAACTATCAGGGAGATGTTGTTTTTCAACCTGGTTATAAAGTAGGTTATTTAGAGCAAGAACCAATTTTGGATGATTCTAAAACGGTTATCGAAATCGTTCGTGAAGGAGCTGCCGAAACAATGGCTGTTTTGGATGAATACAACAAAATCAATGATTTATTTGGTCTTGAAGAAAACTATTCTGATCCGGATAAAATGGACAAATTGATGGAGCGTCAGGCAGCTTTGCAGGACAAAATTGATGCTCTTGGTGCATGGGAAATAGATACAAAATTGGAAATTGCCATGGACGCTTTACGTACTCCGGATGGTGATACACCAATCAAAAACCTTTCGGGAGGTGAGCGTCGTCGTGTGGCCTTGTGTCGTTTATTATTGCAACAACCGGATGTTTTGCTTCTTGATGAGCCTACCAACCACCTAGATGCAGAGTCTGTACTTTGGTTAGAACAACACTTGGCACAATATGCAGGAACTGTAATCGCAGTTACTCACGACCGTTATTTCCTTGATAATGTTGCCGGTTGGATTTTGGAATTGGATAGAGGAGAAGGTATTCCTTGGAAAGGAAATTATTCTTCTTGGCTAGACCAAAAATCAAAACGTTTGGAGCAAGAAGAAAAAGTAGCTTCAAAACGCAGAAAAACTCTTGAACGCGAGTTGGAATGGGTTCGTCAGGGAGCCAAAGGTCGTCAGACGAAACAAAAAGCTCGTTTGCAGAACTACGATAAACTTTTGAATGAAGACCAAAAACAATTGGATGAAAAATTGGAAATCTATATTCCAAATGGTCCACGTTTGGGTACCAATGTTATCGAAGCCAAGAATGTAGCCAAAGCTTTTGGAGATAAATTATTATATGATAATTTGAATTTTACTTTGCCGCAAGCAGGAATTGTTGGAATTATTGGACCAAATGGTGCCGGTAAATCAACTATTTTCAAAATGATTATGGGTGAACAACAAACAGATAGCGGAGCGTTTTCGGTTGGTGATACAGTGAAAATTGCTTACGTAGATCAAGCGCATTCTAATATTGATCCAAATAAATCCATTTGGGAAAACTTTGCCGATGGTCAGGAATTGATTATGATGGGCGGAAAACAAGTAAATTCAAGAGCTTATTTATCTCGTTTTAACTTTGGAGGTGGAGAACAAAACAAAAAAGTTTCTATGCTTTCTGGTGGAGAAAGAAACCGTCTGCATTTGGCTATGACTTTAAAAGAAGAAGGAAACGTACTTTTACTGGATGAGCCTACGAATGATTTGGACGTAAATACACTTCGTGCACTCGAAGAAGGTTTAGAGAATTTTGCAGGTTGTGCTGTTGTGATTTCGCACGACAGATGGTTCCTAGACAGAATTTGTACGCACATTCTAGCTTTTGAAGGTGATTCTGAAGTATATTTCTTCGAAGGAAGTTTCACCGAATACGAAGAAAACAAAAAGAAACGTTTGGGCGGTGATTTAACTCCAAAACGTTTGAAATACAGAAAATTAATTAGATAA
- the istB gene encoding IS21-like element helper ATPase IstB: MNESTVTKMRQMKLYGMFNAFKTAIESGRTDHYTLDQFVSMIIDAEWDERHNRRIERSIKNAKFHYKSNIENVNFDVSRNLDRNTVLRLAECEFVEKNENILITGSTGVGKSYLGTALGYQACIHGYKVSYFNTSKLFAKLKMAKADGSYLRELAKIERQDVIILDDFGLQALDSQNRITLLEIIEDRHNNGSIIVTSQIPVQGWYDIIGEKTIADAILDRLIHQAHRLELHGESMRKKRGINKE; the protein is encoded by the coding sequence ATGAATGAATCCACAGTAACAAAAATGAGACAAATGAAACTTTACGGAATGTTTAATGCTTTTAAAACAGCGATTGAAAGCGGAAGAACAGACCACTACACACTCGATCAATTTGTATCGATGATTATTGATGCTGAATGGGACGAAAGGCACAATCGTCGTATAGAACGCAGTATAAAGAATGCTAAATTCCATTACAAATCAAATATTGAAAATGTCAATTTTGATGTATCCCGCAATCTTGACCGGAATACAGTTCTTCGTCTGGCAGAATGCGAATTTGTTGAAAAAAATGAAAACATCTTAATCACAGGAAGTACAGGTGTAGGCAAAAGTTATTTAGGTACCGCATTGGGTTACCAAGCCTGTATTCATGGCTATAAAGTAAGCTATTTTAATACTTCGAAGCTGTTTGCTAAATTAAAAATGGCCAAAGCAGATGGTTCTTACCTAAGAGAACTTGCCAAAATTGAAAGGCAAGACGTTATCATACTTGACGATTTTGGACTCCAGGCATTAGATAGTCAAAACCGAATTACACTTTTGGAGATTATTGAAGACAGGCATAATAACGGTTCTATAATTGTTACATCGCAAATTCCTGTACAAGGTTGGTATGATATAATTGGCGAAAAAACTATAGCTGACGCAATTTTGGATAGACTTATACATCAAGCCCACAGACTCGAATTGCATGGGGAATCTATGAGAAAGAAAAGAGGAATAAACAAGGAATAA
- the holA gene encoding DNA polymerase III subunit delta, giving the protein MDEVIKIVNDIKGGNIKPIYFLMGEEPYYIDKLSEYIETNVLSEEEKGFNQTVLYGRDVSIEDIVSTAKRYPMMADRQVVIIKEAQELSRTIDKIESYVENPMPSTVLVFCYKYKTLDKRKKVTKLLAKNGIVYESKKLYENQVGDWIKRVLAGKKYTIEPKASAMLVEFLGTDLSTINKELEKLQIILPAGSTISAKDIEENIGFSKDYNVFELRKAIGERDQLKAYKIAENFAQNPKDNPIVMTVGLVFSFFVQLLKYHGLKDKNPKNVASVLGVNPFFLKDYDVAIKNYPMKKVSQIVASLRDTDVKSKGVGANSLSQADLLREMLYKIFN; this is encoded by the coding sequence ATGGACGAAGTTATTAAGATTGTAAATGATATAAAAGGAGGCAATATCAAACCTATCTATTTTTTGATGGGGGAAGAGCCTTATTATATCGACAAATTATCAGAATATATAGAAACAAATGTTTTATCTGAAGAGGAAAAAGGCTTTAACCAAACCGTTTTATACGGAAGAGATGTCAGCATAGAAGATATTGTTTCTACAGCCAAACGCTACCCCATGATGGCTGATCGTCAGGTCGTAATTATAAAAGAAGCTCAGGAATTATCAAGAACAATAGACAAAATTGAAAGTTATGTCGAAAACCCAATGCCATCAACGGTTTTGGTTTTTTGCTATAAATATAAAACGCTAGACAAACGAAAGAAAGTCACTAAACTTTTGGCTAAAAACGGAATTGTATATGAAAGTAAAAAGCTGTACGAAAATCAAGTAGGAGACTGGATTAAGCGTGTATTGGCCGGAAAGAAATACACTATTGAACCCAAAGCATCTGCCATGTTGGTTGAATTTTTGGGAACTGATTTGAGTACCATCAACAAAGAGCTTGAAAAACTTCAAATCATACTACCCGCCGGAAGTACAATTTCGGCGAAAGACATCGAAGAAAATATTGGATTCAGTAAAGATTACAACGTTTTTGAATTACGAAAAGCCATTGGCGAACGCGACCAACTGAAGGCCTACAAAATTGCTGAGAATTTTGCCCAAAATCCAAAAGACAATCCAATTGTAATGACAGTCGGTTTGGTTTTTAGTTTTTTTGTACAATTATTGAAATACCATGGATTGAAGGACAAAAATCCAAAGAATGTAGCTTCAGTACTAGGAGTTAATCCTTTTTTCCTGAAAGATTATGATGTGGCCATCAAAAACTACCCAATGAAAAAAGTAAGCCAAATAGTGGCTTCATTGCGTGACACTGATGTAAAAAGCAAGGGTGTGGGTGCCAATAGCTTATCACAGGCCGATTTATTAAGAGAAATGCTCTACAAAATATTCAATTAA
- the istA gene encoding IS21 family transposase: protein MANKITDMSKIRKVIKFYCDGKSKLFISSYLSLSRNTVKKYISLFEVLGLNFEFIDKKTDAELELLFSQTTVESISPKLQTLHNYFPKMERELKKVGVTIQHMWEQYAAINPDGYRSSQFAHYYKVWSKQVNPVMHMNHKSGDKMYVDYAGKTLSIIDSDTGEIKEVQFFVAILGASQYTYAEASMSQQKEDFVTSVENAMRFFEGTPAAIVPDNLKSAVIKSSRFEPTINETLADLAEHYETTILPTRAYKPRDKSLVEGAVKILYRRIYVTLKETKFFSLEELNQQIWDLLDIHNNRKLTGRPYSRKELFVEDEKQKLRPLPQERFEIKYQSFATVMQNGHVQLSQDKNYYSVPYQYVKKKTKLLYTRSTVEIYYKYNRIAVHQRNYKPYVYTTTPEHLASSHQFVAQWSAARFIDWAGSIDESVGEYIMQIIESRNHPEQAYKSCLGILNFEKKVGKQRLINACKRALDFRIYNFKTIQNILENNLDRIDLEQEPEHELPNHGNIRGKQYYN, encoded by the coding sequence ATGGCAAACAAAATAACAGACATGAGTAAAATTAGAAAAGTAATTAAATTCTATTGTGATGGAAAAAGTAAGTTATTTATAAGTAGCTACTTATCCCTTTCTAGGAATACGGTAAAGAAGTATATTTCTTTATTTGAAGTTCTCGGATTAAACTTTGAATTTATTGATAAAAAAACAGATGCTGAACTAGAACTTTTGTTTTCACAGACTACTGTGGAATCAATTAGTCCCAAATTACAAACACTCCATAATTATTTTCCTAAAATGGAGCGTGAGCTAAAAAAAGTTGGCGTTACCATACAACATATGTGGGAACAATATGCTGCCATAAACCCTGATGGTTACAGGAGTTCTCAATTTGCTCATTATTACAAAGTATGGAGTAAACAAGTCAATCCAGTGATGCATATGAATCATAAATCCGGTGATAAAATGTATGTTGATTATGCTGGAAAAACACTATCCATTATTGATAGCGACACTGGAGAAATCAAAGAAGTACAATTCTTTGTGGCTATATTAGGGGCTAGTCAATACACCTATGCTGAAGCTTCTATGAGCCAGCAAAAGGAAGATTTTGTTACTTCTGTAGAAAATGCCATGCGCTTTTTTGAAGGCACTCCTGCAGCAATTGTTCCAGATAATTTAAAATCTGCAGTAATAAAAAGCAGTCGTTTTGAGCCAACAATTAATGAAACTTTAGCCGACTTAGCGGAACATTACGAAACTACAATCTTGCCAACTAGAGCTTATAAACCTAGAGATAAGTCATTAGTTGAAGGGGCTGTAAAGATATTATACAGAAGAATTTATGTAACACTAAAAGAAACCAAATTCTTTTCTCTAGAAGAATTAAACCAACAGATATGGGATTTATTAGACATTCATAATAATCGAAAACTAACAGGTCGTCCTTACTCACGAAAAGAATTGTTTGTAGAAGATGAGAAACAAAAACTGCGTCCACTACCACAAGAACGCTTTGAAATCAAATATCAATCCTTTGCAACGGTAATGCAAAATGGTCATGTCCAATTAAGTCAAGACAAAAATTATTACAGCGTTCCGTATCAATATGTAAAGAAAAAAACGAAACTCTTGTACACAAGATCAACCGTAGAGATCTATTATAAATACAATCGAATAGCGGTTCATCAGCGAAATTACAAACCTTATGTCTATACCACAACTCCAGAACATTTAGCCAGTTCACATCAGTTTGTAGCTCAGTGGAGTGCTGCTCGATTCATTGATTGGGCAGGTAGTATTGATGAGTCAGTAGGAGAATATATTATGCAGATAATCGAAAGCAGAAACCATCCTGAACAGGCTTATAAAAGTTGTTTAGGAATACTAAACTTTGAAAAAAAGGTTGGTAAGCAGCGATTAATAAATGCCTGTAAACGAGCGCTTGACTTTAGAATTTACAATTTTAAGACCATCCAAAATATTTTAGAAAACAACTTAGATCGTATTGATTTAGAACAGGAACCTGAGCATGAACTTCCGAACCACGGAAACATAAGAGGCAAACAGTATTATAATTAA
- the pulA gene encoding type I pullulanase — MSQNSKINTIQYASFEEYPVYLKDDLGVVYTTDKTTIKLWSPNVSEAKINLYKEGNGGEAIAVKNLDYDTKTGVWQVVLNGNYHNTYYTLQAKYNNGNWSKEMPDPYAKGVGVNGNRGLIFDPKLTNPSNWNTDKQPPLKSVSDIILYEAHVRDFSIDPSSGIKNKGKFLGIAEKNTRNSFGETTGLDHLQEMGITHLHLLPVFDFKSVDETALEKNQYNWGYDPQNYNSLEGSYSTNPFDGLVRMKEYKQMILALHKANIRLIMDVVYNHTSSTDIFDQLVPGYYYRNWPDGKRSDASACGNEFASDRIMARQFMLESLKYWVKEYHVDGFRFDLMGIYDIETMNSISAELKKIDPTIFLYGEGWTAGDSPLSIEKRAIKNNVKKLNDIAIFSDDLRDAVKGHWSNVIEKGFVSGNPNYKEVIQFGIVASTNHPQIKYDSKRGYAQFSYADKPTKVIGYVSCHDNNTLYDKLKIANPKASEKELVQMDKLANTIVLTSQSIPFLHMGAEMKRTKMGVENSYKSPDSINKIDWNWKHENKDLVQYYENLITLRKNHPAFKMTSEKMIQENLEFLTLDSPLLVGYTLKNNANGDNWKNIRVYFNGDEEETKQYIDGTWKLICNGEIINQNGIETINDQSVTIPGRSAVILYQD; from the coding sequence ATGAGCCAAAATTCAAAAATAAACACGATTCAATATGCTTCTTTTGAAGAGTATCCGGTTTATTTAAAAGACGATTTAGGCGTTGTTTATACCACAGATAAGACCACAATTAAGTTGTGGAGTCCTAATGTCTCTGAAGCAAAAATCAATCTCTATAAAGAAGGCAATGGAGGAGAAGCAATCGCAGTAAAAAACCTTGATTACGACACCAAAACAGGAGTTTGGCAAGTTGTTCTAAACGGCAATTATCACAATACCTATTATACATTACAGGCAAAATACAATAACGGAAATTGGTCCAAAGAAATGCCAGATCCGTATGCAAAAGGAGTTGGTGTAAACGGGAATCGCGGGTTAATTTTCGACCCAAAACTAACCAATCCGTCTAATTGGAATACAGACAAACAACCTCCTTTAAAATCGGTTTCAGACATTATATTGTATGAGGCTCATGTTCGGGATTTTTCAATCGACCCTTCATCAGGAATAAAAAACAAAGGAAAATTTCTTGGAATTGCAGAAAAAAATACCAGAAATTCTTTTGGTGAAACAACAGGATTAGATCATTTACAAGAAATGGGAATTACACATTTGCATTTACTTCCGGTGTTTGATTTCAAATCTGTTGATGAAACTGCATTGGAAAAAAACCAATATAATTGGGGATATGACCCACAGAATTACAATTCATTAGAAGGTTCTTATTCAACTAACCCTTTTGATGGTTTGGTGCGAATGAAAGAATACAAACAAATGATTTTGGCTTTGCATAAGGCGAATATCCGTTTAATAATGGATGTTGTTTATAATCATACGAGTTCGACCGATATTTTTGATCAATTGGTTCCCGGATATTACTATAGAAACTGGCCTGATGGAAAGCGTTCCGATGCATCGGCTTGCGGAAATGAATTTGCCTCAGACCGCATTATGGCTCGACAATTCATGTTGGAATCACTTAAATATTGGGTTAAAGAATATCATGTTGATGGCTTTCGATTTGATTTGATGGGGATTTATGACATCGAAACGATGAATAGTATTTCTGCCGAATTAAAGAAAATTGATCCGACTATTTTTCTGTATGGAGAAGGATGGACCGCCGGTGATTCACCTTTATCCATAGAAAAAAGAGCTATAAAAAACAATGTAAAAAAACTAAATGACATTGCCATTTTCTCAGATGACTTAAGGGATGCAGTAAAGGGACATTGGTCGAATGTCATCGAAAAAGGTTTTGTGAGCGGTAATCCAAACTACAAAGAAGTTATTCAATTTGGCATTGTAGCTTCTACCAATCATCCGCAGATAAAATATGATTCCAAAAGGGGATATGCCCAATTTTCTTATGCTGACAAACCTACAAAAGTAATTGGCTACGTGTCTTGTCACGACAACAACACGCTGTACGACAAACTAAAAATCGCTAATCCAAAAGCCTCTGAAAAAGAATTGGTTCAAATGGACAAACTAGCAAATACCATTGTTTTGACTTCACAAAGTATTCCGTTCCTACACATGGGAGCCGAAATGAAACGCACCAAAATGGGAGTGGAGAACTCCTATAAATCACCCGATAGCATCAACAAAATAGATTGGAACTGGAAGCACGAAAACAAAGACCTAGTTCAATATTATGAAAATCTGATAACGCTTAGAAAAAATCATCCTGCATTCAAAATGACTTCAGAAAAAATGATTCAGGAAAATTTAGAATTTTTGACGCTCGATTCTCCTTTATTGGTTGGATATACATTAAAAAACAATGCCAATGGGGATAACTGGAAAAATATCAGAGTGTATTTTAACGGTGATGAAGAAGAAACTAAACAGTATATTGACGGTACTTGGAAACTCATTTGCAATGGCGAGATAATCAACCAAAACGGAATAGAAACTATTAACGACCAATCGGTAACAATTCCCGGCAGAAGTGCAGTAATTTTGTATCAGGATTAA
- a CDS encoding CAL67264 family membrane protein, producing the protein MGMNKNTILGWATLIMILMGILLIALGFFKYRDVSGWGFAAVGIGFFSIAWVFSSLKGRL; encoded by the coding sequence ATGGGAATGAATAAAAATACTATTTTAGGATGGGCTACTCTTATAATGATACTCATGGGAATATTACTTATAGCATTAGGCTTTTTTAAATACAGAGATGTTTCTGGTTGGGGGTTTGCTGCCGTTGGAATAGGGTTTTTCTCCATTGCCTGGGTATTTAGTTCATTAAAAGGCAGGTTGTAA
- a CDS encoding uracil-xanthine permease family protein: MKTINTQTKLILGLQHVLAMFGATVLVPFLTGLNPSIALLTAGIGTLLFHLCTKRIVPVFLGSSFAFIGALTLVLKEDGIAHVKGGVIAAGFVYIFMAGMVKAFGVEKIKSYFPPVVVGPIIMVIGLRLSPVALSMAGYKNGTFDMNSLIIASVVIVSMISISILEKSFFRLVPILISVVLGYITAIMLGMVDFSGFGKASWIGFSDAAMKDLLTLPVFSTASIIAIAPIALVVFIEHIGDISTNGAVVGKDFFENPGIPRTLLGDGVATIVAGFLGGPANTTYGENTGVLAVTKVYDPAILRIAAVYAILLGIIGKFGMVLQSIPTPVMGGISIILFGMIASVGVRTVVNADIDFSHSRNLIIASLIFVLGIAIDNIVVSGSFSLSGLTIAAIIGVVLNRILPKDKLDSDSDIETVSE; encoded by the coding sequence ATGAAAACAATCAATACCCAAACAAAATTAATTTTAGGACTGCAACACGTTTTGGCGATGTTTGGAGCAACTGTATTAGTTCCTTTTTTGACAGGCCTTAATCCGTCGATAGCTTTACTTACCGCAGGTATTGGAACACTTTTATTCCACCTATGCACGAAGCGAATTGTTCCTGTATTCCTTGGATCATCATTTGCATTTATTGGTGCTTTAACATTAGTACTGAAAGAAGATGGAATTGCTCACGTAAAAGGCGGCGTAATTGCGGCAGGATTTGTGTACATCTTCATGGCAGGAATGGTCAAAGCTTTTGGCGTGGAGAAAATAAAATCTTATTTCCCTCCAGTGGTTGTAGGTCCCATAATTATGGTAATTGGTTTGCGGCTTAGCCCAGTTGCTTTATCTATGGCGGGTTATAAAAATGGGACTTTTGACATGAACAGTCTTATTATTGCCTCAGTTGTAATTGTTTCAATGATAAGCATTTCGATATTAGAAAAATCTTTTTTCCGGTTGGTTCCCATATTAATTTCTGTCGTTTTGGGATACATTACCGCTATAATGTTAGGAATGGTTGATTTTTCAGGTTTCGGTAAGGCAAGTTGGATTGGCTTTTCAGATGCTGCCATGAAAGATTTATTGACACTTCCTGTTTTTTCAACGGCTTCCATTATTGCTATTGCCCCCATAGCCTTGGTTGTTTTTATCGAACATATTGGTGATATTTCAACAAATGGAGCCGTTGTAGGAAAAGATTTCTTTGAAAACCCCGGAATTCCAAGAACATTATTAGGTGATGGAGTGGCAACTATCGTTGCCGGATTTTTGGGTGGTCCGGCAAACACCACGTATGGTGAAAACACAGGAGTTTTGGCCGTCACAAAAGTTTACGATCCAGCCATTCTGAGAATTGCGGCAGTCTATGCCATATTACTTGGTATAATTGGCAAATTCGGAATGGTCTTGCAGAGTATCCCAACCCCAGTCATGGGAGGAATCTCAATTATTTTGTTTGGAATGATTGCTTCAGTAGGCGTGAGAACTGTCGTAAATGCAGATATTGATTTTTCACACTCCAGAAATCTAATTATTGCATCATTGATTTTTGTATTGGGAATTGCAATTGACAATATAGTTGTTTCAGGTAGCTTTTCACTTTCGGGACTTACCATTGCGGCGATTATCGGAGTTGTGCTAAACAGAATCTTACCAAAAGATAAGTTAGATTCTGATTCAGATATAGAAACTGTGAGTGAGTAG
- a CDS encoding tyrosine-type recombinase/integrase — protein MATKIVLNKKNPNDEFGIIGIQSFDGGKKKKSLGIKVKAKYYEDHFNKKFQLFEPNKEFEVDTINSQIKEGVYKFENNIPIEKPKQKDKPVISIPEILKTEKIINDRLSFIEYFEERMALKKTEGHRYSVLNVLRKLKKYLTKLGKDDLYFDELTPEFFVKFKNYCLSVSDPRKLTENGVRNYFKVIKSVYHDAYNTGHYAFTRNPFALIKNESGNKTEKNPLTINQVQALMELELDNKLKIARNIFYFQILSNGMRCSDVVFIRYGDFKNGRLSYKMMKTNTQLKIAIGLKIMLILAETLGEIGKYKEMIETIKVSDKSILGQGQFTVKQLEEKIIESCPQIGFPSNSSIYEGYKGYTIKTADSNIKQIIDLRIETIEDINNIFIEHMQEVINNKDDNEFVFLNLLNNKSVPLFEDYKKGDVLTYTQFQKYRAIRNAYNLSLYKITEIYNNHIPIKIKDRWKYVIKLSSHVARNTFVSILLKENVDVYKISNALAHTELKTTQNYIKSGVDTDASDEAGLVIQKVI, from the coding sequence ATGGCAACAAAGATAGTTTTAAATAAAAAGAATCCAAATGACGAATTTGGAATAATTGGCATACAATCTTTTGATGGTGGGAAGAAAAAAAAGAGTTTAGGAATTAAAGTAAAAGCTAAATATTATGAAGATCATTTTAATAAAAAATTTCAACTTTTTGAACCAAATAAAGAATTTGAGGTTGATACTATAAATTCTCAAATCAAAGAAGGAGTTTATAAGTTTGAAAACAATATTCCTATTGAGAAACCTAAACAAAAAGACAAACCTGTTATTTCTATTCCCGAAATATTAAAAACTGAAAAAATAATTAACGATAGACTTTCATTCATTGAATATTTTGAAGAAAGAATGGCTCTAAAAAAGACAGAAGGACACAGATATTCAGTATTAAATGTATTGAGAAAATTAAAAAAATATCTCACCAAACTAGGAAAGGATGATTTATATTTTGATGAATTAACACCTGAGTTTTTTGTAAAGTTTAAAAATTACTGTTTGTCTGTTTCTGACCCCAGAAAACTTACAGAAAATGGAGTGAGAAATTATTTTAAAGTTATCAAATCAGTTTATCACGATGCCTATAATACTGGACATTATGCTTTTACTAGAAATCCTTTTGCATTAATCAAAAATGAATCCGGTAATAAAACTGAAAAAAATCCATTAACAATAAATCAAGTTCAAGCATTAATGGAATTAGAATTAGATAACAAATTGAAAATAGCAAGAAATATATTCTATTTTCAAATTTTGAGTAATGGAATGCGATGCTCTGATGTTGTTTTTATTAGATATGGTGATTTTAAAAACGGGAGATTATCTTATAAAATGATGAAGACTAATACTCAATTAAAGATTGCTATAGGCTTAAAAATAATGTTGATACTAGCTGAAACATTAGGTGAGATTGGTAAATACAAGGAAATGATTGAGACTATAAAAGTTTCAGATAAAAGTATTTTAGGACAAGGTCAATTTACAGTAAAACAATTAGAAGAAAAAATAATTGAAAGTTGTCCTCAAATCGGTTTTCCTTCAAACAGTTCCATATATGAAGGTTACAAAGGCTATACTATTAAAACTGCAGATTCTAACATAAAACAAATCATTGACTTAAGGATTGAAACGATTGAAGATATTAATAATATTTTTATAGAACATATGCAGGAAGTCATAAATAATAAAGATGACAATGAATTTGTGTTTTTAAATCTGTTGAATAATAAATCTGTTCCTCTTTTTGAAGATTATAAAAAAGGTGATGTTTTGACATATACCCAATTTCAAAAATATAGGGCGATTAGAAATGCTTATAATCTAAGTCTTTATAAAATAACAGAAATTTATAATAATCATATTCCAATCAAAATAAAAGACAGATGGAAATATGTTATTAAATTAAGTTCTCACGTTGCTAGAAACACTTTTGTTTCTATTCTTCTGAAAGAAAATGTTGATGTCTATAAAATAAGCAACGCGCTTGCCCATACCGAGCTAAAAACCACTCAAAATTACATTAAAAGTGGTGTTGATACGGATGCTAGCGATGAAGCTGGTTTGGTAATTCAAAAAGTTATTTAA
- a CDS encoding type I restriction enzyme HsdR N-terminal domain-containing protein, with translation MQNLNFPSYSFRFKNSENKLSIFDVIRKKFIILTPEEWVRQHVVSFLLEEKKYPKSLINVEKVLMVNGLRKRYDVVVFNPNGTIFVLIECKAPEVKISQAVFDQIARYNMTLDAEFLMVTNGLNHYFCQMDFENEKYEFLRELPTYGENKIEERK, from the coding sequence ATGCAAAATCTCAACTTTCCTTCCTATAGTTTTCGTTTCAAAAATAGCGAAAATAAACTGTCCATTTTTGATGTTATCAGGAAAAAATTTATCATTCTGACACCCGAAGAATGGGTTCGTCAGCATGTAGTGAGTTTTTTATTGGAAGAAAAAAAATACCCAAAATCATTGATTAATGTTGAGAAAGTTTTAATGGTCAATGGTTTGAGAAAGCGTTATGATGTAGTAGTTTTTAATCCCAACGGAACTATTTTTGTCTTAATAGAATGTAAAGCGCCCGAAGTTAAAATCTCACAAGCTGTTTTTGATCAAATCGCACGATATAATATGACTTTGGATGCAGAATTTTTAATGGTCACCAATGGTCTAAATCATTATTTTTGCCAGATGGATTTCGAAAATGAAAAATATGAGTTTTTGAGAGAGTTGCCTACTTATGGAGAGAATAAAATAGAGGAAAGAAAATAG